From one Streptococcus oralis genomic stretch:
- the rplN gene encoding 50S ribosomal protein L14, with the protein MIQTETRLKVADNSGAREILTIKVLGGSGRKFANIGDVIVASVKQATPGGAVKKGDVVKAVIVRTKSGARRADGSYIKFDENAAVIIREDKTPRGTRIFGPVARELREGGFMKIVSLAPEVL; encoded by the coding sequence ATGATTCAAACAGAAACTCGTTTGAAAGTCGCAGACAACAGCGGTGCGCGCGAAATCTTGACTATCAAAGTTCTTGGTGGTTCAGGACGTAAATTTGCAAACATCGGTGATGTTATCGTGGCATCTGTAAAACAAGCTACTCCTGGTGGTGCGGTTAAAAAAGGTGACGTTGTAAAAGCTGTTATCGTTCGTACTAAATCAGGTGCTCGTCGTGCTGATGGTTCATACATCAAATTTGACGAAAACGCAGCAGTTATCATCCGTGAAGACAAAACTCCTCGCGGAACACGTATCTTTGGCCCAGTTGCACGTGAATTGCGTGAAGGTGGCTTCATGAAGATCGTGTCACTTGCTCCAGAAGTACTTTAA
- the rplF gene encoding 50S ribosomal protein L6, whose protein sequence is MSRIGNKVIVLPAGVEIANNDNVVTVKGPKGELTREFSKDIEIRVEGTEVTLHRPNDSKEMKTIHGTTRALLNNMVIGVSEGFKKELEMRGVGYRAQLQGKKLVLAVGKSHPDEVEAPEGITFELPNPTTIVVSGISKEVVGQTAAYVRSLRSPEPYKGKGIRYVGEFVRRKEGKTGK, encoded by the coding sequence ATGTCACGTATTGGTAATAAAGTTATCGTGTTGCCTGCTGGTGTTGAAATCGCTAACAATGACAACGTTGTAACTGTAAAAGGACCTAAAGGAGAACTTACTCGTGAGTTCTCAAAAGATATTGAAATTCGTGTGGAAGGTACTGAAGTAACTCTTCACCGTCCAAACGATTCAAAAGAAATGAAAACAATCCACGGAACCACTCGTGCCCTTTTGAACAACATGGTAATTGGTGTATCAGAAGGATTCAAGAAAGAACTTGAAATGCGTGGGGTTGGTTACCGTGCACAACTTCAAGGTAAAAAACTTGTTTTGGCTGTTGGTAAATCTCATCCAGACGAAGTTGAAGCTCCAGAAGGAATTACTTTTGAACTTCCAAACCCAACAACAATCGTTGTTAGCGGAATTTCAAAAGAAGTAGTTGGTCAAACAGCTGCTTACGTACGTAGCCTTCGTTCACCAGAACCATATAAAGGTAAAGGTATCCGTTACGTTGGTGAATTCGTTCGCCGTAAAGAAGGTAAAACAGGTAAATAA
- the rplE gene encoding 50S ribosomal protein L5, whose amino-acid sequence MANRLKEKYLNEVVPALTEQFNYSSVMAVPKVDKIVLNMGVGEAVSNAKSLEKAAEELALISGQKPLITKAKKSIAGFRLREGVAIGAKVTLRGERMYEFLDKLVSVSLPRVRDFHGVPTKSFDGRGNYTLGVKEQLIFPEINFDDVDKTRGLDIVIVTTANTDEESRALLTGLGMPFAK is encoded by the coding sequence ATGGCAAATCGTTTAAAAGAAAAATATCTTAATGAAGTAGTTCCTGCTTTGACAGAACAATTCAACTACTCATCAGTGATGGCTGTGCCTAAAGTAGATAAGATCGTTTTGAACATGGGTGTTGGTGAAGCTGTATCAAACGCTAAAAGTCTTGAAAAAGCTGCTGAAGAATTGGCACTTATCTCAGGTCAAAAACCACTTATCACTAAAGCTAAAAAATCAATCGCCGGCTTCCGTCTTCGTGAAGGTGTAGCGATCGGTGCAAAAGTTACCCTTCGTGGTGAACGTATGTACGAATTCTTGGACAAATTGGTTTCAGTTTCACTTCCACGTGTGCGTGACTTCCACGGTGTTCCAACAAAATCATTTGATGGACGCGGAAACTACACTCTTGGTGTGAAAGAACAATTGATCTTCCCAGAAATTAACTTTGATGACGTTGACAAAACTCGTGGTCTTGACATCGTTATCGTAACAACTGCTAACACTGACGAAGAGTCACGTGCATTGCTTACAGGCCTTGGAATGCCTTTTGCAAAATAA
- the rpsQ gene encoding 30S ribosomal protein S17 encodes MERNNRKVLVGRVVSDKMDKTITVVVETKRNHPVYGKRINYSKKYKAHDENNVAKEGDIVRIMETRPLSATKRFRLVEVVEEAVII; translated from the coding sequence ATGGAACGCAATAATCGTAAAGTTCTTGTTGGACGTGTTGTATCTGACAAAATGGACAAGACAATCACAGTTGTAGTTGAAACAAAACGTAACCACCCAGTCTATGGTAAACGTATTAACTACTCTAAGAAATACAAAGCACATGATGAAAACAATGTTGCCAAAGAAGGCGATATCGTACGTATCATGGAAACTCGTCCGCTTTCAGCTACAAAACGTTTCCGTCTTGTAGAAGTTGTTGAAGAAGCGGTCATCATCTAA
- a CDS encoding type Z 30S ribosomal protein S14, producing MAKKSMIAKNKRPAKFSTQAYTRCEKCGRPHSVYRKFKLCRVCFRELAYKGQIPGVTKASW from the coding sequence ATGGCTAAAAAATCAATGATTGCTAAGAACAAACGTCCAGCGAAGTTCTCTACTCAAGCTTATACTCGTTGTGAAAAATGTGGTCGTCCACATTCAGTTTACCGCAAATTTAAACTTTGCCGTGTTTGCTTCCGTGAATTAGCTTACAAAGGACAAATTCCTGGTGTAACAAAAGCATCTTGGTAA
- the rplX gene encoding 50S ribosomal protein L24 translates to MFVKKGDKVRVIAGKDKGTEAVVLTALPKVNKVIVEGVNIVKKHQRPTNELPQGGIIEKEAAIHVSNVQVLDKNGVAGRVGYKFVDGKKVRYNKKSGEVLD, encoded by the coding sequence ATGTTTGTAAAAAAAGGCGACAAAGTTCGCGTAATCGCTGGTAAAGATAAGGGAACAGAAGCTGTTGTCCTTACTGCCCTTCCAAAAGTAAACAAAGTTATCGTTGAAGGTGTCAACATCGTTAAGAAACACCAACGTCCAACTAACGAACTTCCTCAAGGTGGTATCATCGAGAAAGAAGCAGCTATCCACGTATCAAACGTTCAAGTATTGGACAAAAATGGTGTAGCTGGTCGTGTTGGTTACAAATTTGTAGACGGTAAAAAAGTTCGCTACAACAAAAAATCAGGCGAAGTGCTTGATTAA
- the rpsH gene encoding 30S ribosomal protein S8, producing the protein MVMTDPIADFLTRIRNANQAKHEVLEVPASNIKKGIAEILKREGFVKNVEIIEDDKQGIIRVFLKYGPNGEKVITNLKRVSKPGLRVYKKREDLPKVLNGLGIAILSTSEGLLTDKEARQKNVGGEVIAYVW; encoded by the coding sequence ATGGTTATGACTGACCCAATCGCAGACTTCCTAACTCGTATTCGTAACGCTAACCAAGCGAAACACGAAGTACTTGAAGTACCTGCATCAAACATCAAAAAAGGGATTGCTGAAATCCTTAAACGCGAAGGTTTTGTTAAGAACGTAGAAATCATCGAAGATGACAAACAAGGCATCATCCGTGTATTCCTTAAATACGGACCAAACGGTGAAAAAGTTATCACTAACTTGAAACGTGTTTCTAAACCAGGACTTCGTGTCTACAAAAAACGTGAAGATCTTCCAAAAGTTCTTAACGGACTTGGAATTGCTATCCTTTCAACTTCTGAAGGTTTGCTTACTGATAAAGAAGCTCGCCAAAAGAACGTTGGTGGAGAAGTTATCGCTTACGTTTGGTAA
- the rpmC gene encoding 50S ribosomal protein L29: MKLNEVKEFVKELRGLSQEELAKRENELKKELFELRFQAATGQLEQTARLKEVKKQIARIKTVQSEAK, from the coding sequence ATGAAACTTAATGAAGTAAAAGAATTTGTTAAAGAACTTCGTGGTCTTTCTCAAGAAGAACTCGCGAAGCGCGAAAACGAATTGAAAAAAGAATTGTTTGAACTTCGTTTCCAAGCTGCTACTGGTCAATTGGAACAAACAGCTCGCTTGAAAGAAGTTAAAAAACAAATCGCTCGTATCAAAACAGTTCAATCTGAAGCGAAATAA